In Thalassotalea sp. Sam97, a single window of DNA contains:
- the murF gene encoding UDP-N-acetylmuramoyl-tripeptide--D-alanyl-D-alanine ligase, with protein sequence MIPLSINIIADVVDGVLSDSSKAERIVTSVSTDSRQLQADDMFIALKGPNFDGHGFVAQAASLGCPAAIVEVKQDADIAQIVVADCYQALGKLAAYVKQQVNPKTVAITGSSGKTTVKEMVAAILSPLGSVLATKGNFNNEIGVPLTLLRLEPHHQYAVVELGANHLGEIAYTTSLTKPDVALINNIAAAHLEGFGDLTGVARAKGEIFSGLGDNGVALYNQDTPFTDKWQWRLQDKSVRRFSCVKQADCYCTDVELSEQGFSRFCLNTYKGNIDITVPVPGRHNVCNAVAAAAIALEFGATLEQIRDGLENMRPVKGRLNITRLAGTVTLIDDTYNANVESTKAAVDLLATYQGHKIFILGDLAELGADARAYHQQIGEHALTSNIDNMVTLGVLSQSASDVFAANGQHFSNRQALLTKLAALIDELDSATAITILVKGSRSARMELVVEDIKQWRKATQEEQGTC encoded by the coding sequence ATGATCCCATTATCAATTAATATCATTGCTGATGTTGTCGACGGTGTGCTGAGCGACAGCAGTAAGGCTGAGCGCATAGTTACCAGTGTTAGTACTGATTCAAGGCAATTACAAGCCGATGACATGTTTATTGCCTTAAAAGGGCCTAACTTTGACGGTCACGGTTTTGTTGCACAAGCTGCAAGCCTTGGTTGTCCTGCAGCCATAGTCGAAGTCAAACAAGACGCCGATATCGCGCAAATTGTCGTTGCTGATTGTTATCAAGCGCTCGGCAAATTGGCGGCTTATGTGAAGCAGCAAGTTAATCCGAAAACTGTCGCTATTACCGGTAGTAGTGGTAAAACAACGGTGAAAGAAATGGTCGCGGCTATCTTATCACCATTAGGCTCTGTACTTGCAACGAAAGGTAACTTCAATAACGAAATTGGCGTACCGCTAACCCTATTGCGATTAGAACCACACCATCAATACGCTGTCGTTGAACTCGGTGCCAATCACCTTGGTGAAATTGCTTACACCACCTCGTTAACCAAGCCGGATGTTGCTCTGATTAATAATATTGCAGCAGCCCATTTAGAAGGATTTGGCGATTTAACTGGTGTTGCTCGTGCTAAAGGAGAGATTTTTTCAGGTCTCGGTGACAATGGTGTGGCTTTGTATAATCAAGATACACCGTTTACGGATAAATGGCAGTGGCGCCTACAAGATAAATCGGTACGTCGTTTTTCTTGTGTTAAACAAGCCGATTGTTATTGCACTGATGTCGAGTTAAGCGAGCAAGGCTTCTCGCGTTTTTGTTTAAATACCTACAAGGGCAATATTGATATTACCGTGCCAGTGCCGGGTCGTCATAACGTTTGTAATGCTGTCGCAGCAGCAGCCATTGCCCTAGAGTTTGGTGCCACATTAGAGCAAATTCGAGATGGCCTTGAGAATATGCGCCCCGTAAAAGGTCGTCTAAACATTACCCGTTTAGCGGGTACTGTTACCTTAATTGACGATACCTATAATGCCAATGTGGAATCGACTAAAGCAGCCGTTGATTTATTGGCGACTTACCAAGGGCACAAGATTTTCATCCTTGGTGATTTAGCTGAGCTTGGTGCTGATGCACGAGCCTATCACCAGCAAATTGGCGAGCACGCTTTAACGAGTAATATCGATAACATGGTTACCTTAGGGGTACTAAGTCAAAGTGCTTCTGATGTGTTTGCCGCTAATGGCCAACACTTTTCTAACCGCCAAGCATTATTAACAAAGCTAGCAGCATTGATTGATGAACTCGACTCTGCAACTGCCATAACCATTTTGGTAAAAGGTTCACGCAGTGCCCGCATGGAGTTGGTTGTCGAAGATATTAAACAGTGGCGAAAAGCCACACAAGAGGAACAGGGCACATGCTAG
- the mraY gene encoding phospho-N-acetylmuramoyl-pentapeptide-transferase: MLVWLGQYLTEFYSGFNVFSYLTFRAIVSTLTALIASLYFGPKLIKYLQTMQIGQTVRDDGPQSHLSKSGTPTMGGLLILGTILLSVLLWADLSNHYVLIVLFVIISFGLIGFIDDYRKVIRKDPKGLIARWKYFWQTVAGLAVAFYLYAVSQPQDTALLIPFVKDVMPQLGILYIGLVYFVIVGTSNAVNLTDGLDGLAIVPTILVAAAFAVFAYVTGNANFSDYLQLPHIREASELVIVCTAIVGAGLGFLWFNTYPAQVFMGDVGSLALGAVLGVIAVLVKQELVLFIMGGVFVAETLSVILQVGSYKLRAKRIFRMAPIHHHYELKGWPEPRVIVRFWIISVVLVLIGLATLKLR; this comes from the coding sequence ATGCTAGTTTGGCTAGGGCAGTACCTAACAGAGTTTTATTCCGGTTTTAACGTTTTTTCTTATTTAACGTTTCGCGCGATTGTATCAACGTTAACCGCATTGATTGCGTCATTGTATTTCGGTCCTAAGTTAATTAAATACTTACAGACCATGCAAATCGGCCAAACGGTTCGGGATGATGGCCCACAAAGCCATTTGTCAAAATCCGGTACCCCAACTATGGGCGGTCTCCTTATTCTCGGCACAATTTTGCTGAGCGTCTTGCTGTGGGCTGATTTATCAAATCATTACGTATTAATTGTGTTATTTGTGATTATCAGCTTCGGCCTAATTGGCTTTATCGATGATTATCGTAAAGTGATCCGCAAAGATCCCAAGGGCTTAATCGCTCGCTGGAAGTATTTTTGGCAAACCGTTGCCGGTTTAGCGGTCGCGTTTTATTTATACGCGGTATCGCAACCGCAAGACACCGCACTGTTAATCCCTTTTGTTAAAGATGTAATGCCGCAATTGGGCATTTTGTACATTGGTTTGGTGTATTTTGTCATTGTCGGTACGTCAAACGCGGTTAACCTAACAGATGGCCTTGATGGCCTGGCGATTGTGCCTACTATCTTGGTAGCCGCTGCCTTTGCTGTTTTTGCTTACGTTACTGGTAATGCCAACTTCTCTGATTACTTGCAGCTGCCGCACATTCGTGAAGCCAGTGAGTTAGTGATTGTTTGTACGGCGATCGTTGGCGCAGGTCTTGGCTTTTTATGGTTCAATACCTACCCTGCACAAGTTTTTATGGGCGATGTTGGTAGTTTAGCGTTAGGTGCGGTACTTGGTGTTATCGCGGTATTGGTTAAACAAGAACTTGTGCTGTTTATTATGGGTGGTGTTTTTGTTGCAGAAACATTATCGGTTATTTTACAGGTGGGCTCGTATAAATTACGAGCAAAGCGTATTTTCCGCATGGCACCTATTCATCACCACTATGAATTGAAAGGCTGGCCAGAGCCACGCGTCATTGTCCGCTTTTGGATAATTTCTGTGGTACTGGTGCTTATTGGCTTAGCGACCTTAAAGTTACGATAA